One Clupea harengus chromosome 12, Ch_v2.0.2, whole genome shotgun sequence DNA segment encodes these proteins:
- the LOC105899274 gene encoding inactive phospholipid phosphatase 7, with protein MPSNPSRARARDRGNLLGRPEFLSLNQPLRTGNTEGRGTGRRGGHTKSQQSQPWEYQPEPTDTAKERKDSAKLPEEDCMLLNPSFRGIAINSLLAIDICLSKRLGVCAYTSSSWGSVRSMITLLALTGHAITWIFGTLLCLTRSNTQAGQEVLINLLLALVLDVMTVAGVQKLVKRKGPWEMSPGFLDCMAMDLYSFPGAHASRAAMVSKFLLSHLVLAVPLRILLVLWAFLVGLSRVVLGRHHLTDMACGFALGLLHFSLVETVWLSSSACQTIISIGTLSWSPFS; from the exons ATGCCTTCTAACCCGAGTAGGGCCAGAGCCAGAGACCGTGGCAATCTCCTGGGCAGACCAGAGTTCTTGTCCCTGAACCAACCTCTCCGCACCGGTAACACTGAGGGTCGCGGCACGGGCCGGCGAGGGGGACACACCAAGTCCCAGCAAAGCCAACCATGGGAGTATCAACCGGAACCTACCGACACCGCCAAAGAGCGCAAAGATTCCGCAAAACTTCCCGAGGAGGACTGCATGCTGCTCAATCCGTCTTTCCGAGGGATCGCGATTAACTCTCTTCTTGCCATTGATATTTGCTTATCTAAAAGGCTGGGGGTGTGCGCCTACACCTCATCATCCTGGGGTAGTGTCCGCTCCATGATCACTCTGCTGGCTCTCACTGGACACGCCATCACTTGGATCTTCGGTACTCTTCTGTGTCTCACTAGAAGTAATACGCAGGCGGGCCAAGAGGTCTTGATCAATCTCCTACTTG ctctagtACTAGACGTGATGACAGTGGCCGGAGTGCAGAAGCTGGTGAAGCGCAAAGGACCATGGGAGATGAGTCCTGGCTTCCTGGACTGCATGGCGATGGACCTGTACTCCTTTCCCGGGGCCCACGCCAGCCGGGCAGCCATGGTCTCCAAGTTCCTGCTGTCACACCTGGTTCTGGCGGTGCCACTGCGGATCCTGCTGGTGCTGTGGGCCTTCCTGGTGGGCCTGTCGAGGGTTGTGCTGGGCCGGCACCACCTGACGGACATGGCCTGCGGCTTCGCCCTGGGCCTGCTGCACTTCAGCCTGGTGGAGACCGTCTGGCTCTCCTCCAGCGCCTGCCAGACCATCATCTCCATAGGGACACTCAGCTGGAGTCCATTCAGCTAG